The following nucleotide sequence is from Flavimarina sp. Hel_I_48.
AAAGCTGATATAACGCAGCGCTATTATGAATTACAGGAAGCAGAAGGGAATCTCACCAATCAATTGAACCAATAATCTATCCATCCCATGGAAAAGGAAACCAAAAAGAAAACGAACAGGAAATTTATCATTATCGTAAGTGCACTTGTTCTTGTGGGTGCAATTTACGGGGGTTATAAATACATACATTCGCTCTCCCATGAGGAGACTGATGATGCGCAGATACGTGCAAACATGACCCCCATCATACCTCATGTGAGCGGTTATCTCAAAAAGGTTTATGTCACCGATAATAATAAGGTAAATCAGGGGGATACCCTTTTTGTTATCGAGTCTCAGGACTATCAGGTACAATTTGAACAGGCAAAGGCCAATCTGGCTGCCGCCGAAAGTGAGGTTGCGGTCTCTAAAGCAAGTATAGGTTCCTATCAGGCAAATGCCAATGCTTCACGGGCGCAGTTGAGTTCGGCTGGGGAAAGTATTGAGACAGCACGCGTAAAATTGCGCCGTGCATCAGATGATTTTGAAAGGTATAAAAACCTTTATGCAAATCATTCTATTACTGCGCAGCAGTTTGAGCAGGCAGAGGCGGCGAAAGAGGAGGCGCAAAATCAACTGGCCATGCTTAAAAATCAGGAACGTGCCAGTGCCAGCCAGAGCAAGGCGGCCTCGTCGCAGACTGAGATCTCTGAAAAACAGGTGGACGTGGCACATGCTAAAGTAAAAGCGGCACAGGCGCAACTGGAAGCAGCAAAAATTAACCTGGGCTATACCGTTGTTACCGCGCCAATCGCTGGCCAGCTTTCCAATGTGGATATTCAGCAGGGACAGTTCGTTAGTCCCGGGCAGGCATTATTTTATCTGGTCAACAGTCAGGATAAATGGGTGATCGCGAACTTTAAGGAGACCCAATTAACCGAGATGCTTTTGGGTCAAAAAGTAGGGATTGACGTAGATGCCTATCCCGATACCGAATTTGAAGGTGAAGTTGCGGCATTTTCACCGGCCACAGGAGCACGTTTTTCCCTGCTTCCGCCAGATAATGCCACTGGTAATTTTGTAAAAACCGTGCAGCGCCTTCCGGTCAAGATCAATTTCACTAATGCAAACGATCAGGAAAAACTTGGAAAATTACGCTCTGGGATGAACGTAAATGTAGATGTTCACCTCAAATAAATACTGTTGAAATTAGGCATAAAACACTGTAAAATAGGATGTTTTTAAGTGGATTTTGACCATTATCAAGCATTGACCCATGGCAGAAGCAAAGCGCATTGAGGATAGTGATTTAGTTGAATACGGTTTCCGTCGTTTTATTGTGACCCTGACCGCGATTTTGTGTGCACTTTTGGAGATCGTGGATACCACGATCGTGAACGTGGCCCTCAATGATATGCGCGGGAGCCTTGGGGCGACCTTAAATGATGTGGCATGGGTGATAACGGCCTACGCAATTGCTAACGTGATCATTATCCCCATGACAAGCTGGCTCTCCAAACAGTTTGGCCGAAAGAACTATTTTGCCGCTTCCATCATGATATTTACAATTTCCTCTTTTTTATGCGGGAATGCGACCAATATCTGGGAACTTGTTGCCTTCCGTTTTATACAGGGTATGGGCGGTGGCGCGCTACTCGTTACCGCGCAAACCATTATTACCGAAAGTTACCCGGTTGCTAAACGCGGTATGGCGCAGGCTATCTATGGTATGGGTATCATCGTGGGGCCTACACTTGGCCCACCTCTGGGGGGCTATCTGGTAGATAATTATTCTTGGCCCTATATTTTTTATATTAACCTTCCCATTGGTATCATCGCGACCATTTTGACCATATTATACATTCGTAGCCCCAAATACGGGAATAAACTGACGGTAAATCAAGTAGACTGGATAGGTATAATTACCCTTGCTGCATTTATAGGTTCGCTGCAATTTGTACTTGAGCATGGGCAGCAGGATGACTGGTTTGAAGATCCTGTTATTGTTTTGCTTTCGGTGGTTTCCCTTTTTGGGTTGATATTCTTTATTTGGCGAGAACTCGTTTACGAGCATCCCATTGTGAATCTACGGGTTTTGCGGGACAGGAATTTGAGCGTGGGCACGGTGCTTACCTTTATTTTAGGCTTTGGTTTATTTGGTTCTACCTTTATCATTCCTATTTACACACAGTCGGTACTGGGGTGGACGGCCACAGATGCTGGTCTGCTACTTATTCCAAGTTCTATCACCACTGGGATCATGATGCCCATTATCGGTAAGCTGCTAGAGCGTGGCGTTCCGCAGAAATATCTGGCTGCCGGTGGATTTTTGATCTTTTTTATCTACAGTTATTGGATGTTTGGCGTCATGACGCCAGATACGGGATCTGAACATTTTTTCTGGCCGCTTGTAGCGCGGGGATTGGGATTGGGTTTGCTTTTTGTACCCATTACCACGCTTTCGCTTTCTACACTTGAGGGAAAGGATATTGGAGATGGTGCCGCATTTACGGGTATGATGCGTCAGCTTGGCGGTTCTTTTGGTATAGCTATTATAACCACTATGGTGTCGCGCTTGAGTCAGCAGCACCGTATTGACCTGATCCCAAACATAAGCGCGATCAATTATCAGGTACAACAACGTATCCATGGGCTACAGCAAATGTTCATCAGTAAGGGTTTTAGCGCTAGTGAAGCCCTGAGTCGTGCCTATCAAACCCTTGAGGGTGGTGTGATGCGCCAGGCAACTGTGCTTTCATATATGGATATTTTTCTTTATCTGGGTATTCTATTCCTTGTCTGTATCCCGTTTGTGCTGATCATCAAAACCGTTAAGAGAAAAGTAGATACTTCGGCGTTGCATTGATCTTGTAAAGTGCTTTTTGTTAGTCTTCGTTATTATCTAATATTGATAGTATATTCACCTTAAGGCGGAAATAATAGCTTTTTTCGGTTATTATTAGGAATTTTACGGAAACTCTATACTTCCTTATGATCAAGACCAATTTCCTTTTGATTTTTGCCTATTTCCTGACGTTTTATACACAGGCCCAACAACAATTTACAAAGGCAGATAGCCTTCGCGGGAGCATCACCCCAGAGCGCGCCTGGTGGGACGTCATGCGCTACGATATTTCGGTAACACCAGATTTTGACAAGAAATTTACATCGGGATTTAATACCATTACCTATAAAGTGGTACAGGAAGAGCATCCCAATGTTATGCAAATTGACCTGCAGCAACCCTTAAAAATTGACAGCATTATTTATGACGGAACAAAAGCCCTGAAATTTACCAGAAATGACGCCGTTTTTCTCGTACAGACCCCTGCCCAAAAAATGGGTTCTGAGCATGAGGTAAAAGTTTACTTTAGCGGGAATCCGCACGAGGCCGTTCGCGCGCCCTGGGATGGTGGCTGGACGTTTACAAAAGACAGGCAGGGCCGGCCGTGGATGACGGTTACCTGCCAGGGAATAGGGGCATCTATCTGGTATCCCAATAAAGATCACCAGAGCGATGAGCCAGACCGCGGTGCTTCACTGACCATGCGCGTTCCCAAAGAACTGATGGCCGTGGCGAATGGCCGCATGCTGGATAAAACTGATCACAAGGATGGTACGATTTCCTATACATGGGGTGTGGAAAACCCTATTAATAACTACACGATCATACCGTATATAGGCCATTACAAGAACTTTTCTGAAGTTTATACCGGGATCAAGGGAGATCTCGACCTCAATTACTGGGTACTGGATTACAACCTGAAAAAAGCCAAAGAGTATATGCCCACCGAAGTGCATAACATGCTTACCGCTTTTGAATACTGGTTTGGTCCGTATCCTTTTTATGAAGATGGCTACAAACTGGTAGATACAGAGCATCCCGGTATGGAACACCAGTCTAATGTTTCCTACGGAAATTACTATGCCCCCGGCTACCGCGGCCGTGATGCATCAGGAACGGGCCTGGGGATGACCTGGGATTTTATCATTATTCATGAAAGTGGTCATGAATGGTTTGGCAACAACATCACCAGCAACGACCTGGCCGATATGTACGTGCACGAAAGCTTTACCAATTATAGCGAAACCCTTTTCATTGATTATAACTACGGTGAGGAAGCCGCAAATGATTACAATTATGGCACGCGTGGCGGGATTTTGAACGATAAACCCATCATAGCGCCTTACGGTCTCAACGCGCAGGGAAGTGGCGATATGTACCCTAAGGGTGGAAATATGATCCATAGCATACGCCACAGCATCAATGACGACAAATTGTTCAAGAATATCATGACCGGCCTTAATATGACCTTTCACAATAAGACGGTAGATGGGACGCAGGTACAAGACTATATTTCAGAAAAGGCGGGCTATGATTATGACAAGGTATTTGAACAATATCTGACCACCACCCAGATTCCTACTTTGCAATTATACGTAGATGGCCCAGATAGTAAAATATTTTACCGCTATATAAACAGTATTGACGGTTTTGACCTTCCGCTGGTGCTCAAGGGAACTCATGAATCGTTAAAGATCATACCTTCTGGAGAATGGCAAAGTATCGATATTCAGCATAAAAACCAGTATTTGTTTACGCCCTGGAGAATCGAGCATATGTATTACCTCAATGTGGAATTAGTTAAAAAAATGGAAGAATAAATGTTTTCAAAAAAAACCTACCAAAACCGCCGAAAAACACTCAAAAACCGACTTAAATCTGGACTTTTAATTTTTCCCGGAAACAAGGAAGTCGGGATGAATTATGCGGCCAACTGGTATCCTTTTCGGCAGGATAGCACTTTTTTGTATTATTTCGGTATCAATCAACCTGATCTTTATGTGGTGATCGATATAGAAGAAGACAGTGAAATGCTCTTTGGCAATGCGCTCACCCCAGAAGACATGGTCTGGGTAGGTGCGGCAGAACCGCTGGAAGATCAAGCTAATAAAGCAGGGATTACCAAAGTAAAACCGCTTTCCGAGCTTCAGAAAACCATAAAAAATGCCCAAAAAATGGGTAAGAACATCCATTTTTTACCCCCATACCGAAGTAAAACCACCATTGAAATCAGTGAACTTACCGGTATTGCGGTAGGTGAAGTCAAAGAAAAACAATCTATTGAATTCGTCAAAGCAGTCATTGCACAGCGCGCCATTAAATCTGCCGAAGAAGTCACGGAACTGCACAAAGCGGTCAATATTACCGCGGCCATGCACCGTCACGCGATAAAAAACACAAAACACGGTGTCACCGAAAAGCAGATTGCAGGTGAACTACAGGCGATCGCCATTGCCGGTGGCGGAAACATCGCTTTCCCTATAATTTTGACAAAAAACGGACAGTATTTGCACAATCACGCCACGCAGGCGGTAGTGCAAAATGGAGATCTCGTGCTGTGTGATTGCGGCGCGGAAACCGCGATGAACTATACCGGTGATATGACGCGTACATTTCCGGTGGCAGAGCGTTTTACAGCTGTTCAGCGGGATATTTATTCCATTGTTTTAGACGCGCACGAGTCGGCGGCGGCGGCTTTAAAACCGGGATATCGTTTTAAAGACGCGCATTTGCTGGCGTGTTCCAGAATTGTGGAAGGTTTAAAAGGAATGGGACTCATGAAGGGAAACACCCAGGATGCCGTAGATGCTGGTGCGCATACACTCTTTTTTCAATGCGGACTGGGACATTTTATGGGGATGGATATTCACGACATGGAAAACTTCGGTGAACAGCTCGTAGGTTATTCTGACAACCTTCAGAAAAGCACCGAATTTGGCCTGAAATCGCTTCGTCTAGGGAAAGAATTGGAAGCGGGCAACGTACTTACGGTAGAACCGGGAATTTATTTCAACCCCTTTCTTATTGATGAGTGGCGGGCAGAAGGAAAATATACTGATTTTGTGAATTATGATGCCGTGGAGAAATTCAAGGGTTTTGGCGGTATGCGCGTGGAGGAAGACTTTTTGATCACGGCAGATGGTAAGGAATTACTTGGTGAACCTCTTGAAAAAACGGCAGATGAAATTGAAAGATTGAAGGCCAGCTAAATTCTTTCCCCCTAACCCCCAAAGGGGGAATAAGCAACTTGCTCAAAGCTCCCCTCCTTAAAAAGGAGGGGAATGAATTCGCCAAGGCGAAGAAAGGGGAGGTTAAATAACGAATAGAACTATAATTATCAACTCAACAAATAGATGAAAAAAACGCTCCATTTTCTAATCCTGTTCTTTGCGGGAATAGTGATCTGCGACGCCCAGCAAGCCACAGATTCCCTGCTCACGTTAGATCGTATATATAATTCGGCAGAATTTCGAGGGGAATCGCAGGCACCTATTTTCTGGATCGAAAATGGGGACGCTTTTGTCACCATAGAACAAAACAGCGCAGGGAACGATGAACTGATTCAATACCAGAGTAAAAACTATAAAAAAAGCGCTTTTCTTTCCGCAGAAAAACTAAATGTAGATGGGGAAAACTTATCCATTGAAGCGTTTACCCTTTCGCCAGATGGCAGTAAAGTTTTGATTTTTACAAATTCCAGCAGGGTTTGGCGCAGCAACACAAAAGGGGATTATTGGGTTTATGATTTTAAAAGTGAGAAGCTAAAACAGCTGGGCACTGACTTCCCTTCTTCTTCGCTGATGTTCGCAAAATTTTCTGAAGACAATCAGTTTGTGGCCTACGTTCAGGATTTCAATATCTATAAGGAGGATTTTAATACCGGGGAAGTTGCCCAACTCACAACTGATGGGAACGGCGATATAATAAATGGTACGTTTGATTGGGTTTACGAAGAAGAATTCGGGATGCGCGATGGTTTTAGTTGGAATCCAGATGGATCGACGATCGCTTACTGGCAGCTTGATGCTTCGGAAATTGGTACGTTTTATATGATCAACACTACAGATTCTGTCTATTCTGAACCCATCCCGCTGCAATATCCCAAGGCCGGTTACGATCCTTCTTCGGCAAAAATCGCCCTGGTGGACACAAAAACGGCAAAAAGCACCTGGATTTCGGTTCCCGGAGATCCCGTACAGCATTATATTCCTGCTATGCAATGGGCAAACAAAGATTTGCTGCTTATTCAGCAATTGAACAGAAAACAGAATGAACTGAACATTTTCACTTACGTTCCCTCTACCGGTAAACTTGATAAAATCTATACGGAAACTGAAGAAACCTGGGTAGATCTACGCTATCCTGATATCGCTTCAAACCAGTGGGGAAACAATGATTTTCTACTGGCAGATAACGGCAATTCGCTGCTGCGCATGACCGAAAATGATGGTTGGCGGCACGTGTATAAGATTGATTTAAAAACCGGGAAAACGACCTTGCTTACTCCCGGCGATTACGATGTTGCCGCGTATTATGCCACAGATTCCAGGAACCTGTACTTTGCGGCCTCTCCCGAAAATGCAACACAACGCTATTTATTCAGCGTTCCATTAAGTGGAAGTGGAAAAACAACCCAGATTACACCAAAGGAATTTAGCGGGGTCAATACATATAACATCTCTCCAAACGGCAACTACGCGATGCATAAACATACGGATGCAAAAACGCCGCAAACAACTCGATTAATTAGCCTTCCGCAGCATAAAACAGTGCATAATCTGGTCAAAAATGAGCAATTAAAGGAGAAATTGGCCAGTCTGTCGCTTCCGGAAACCAGTTTTTTTACCGTTACCACGGAAGAAGGGATTGAAATGGACGGCCGCATGACAAAACCATTGAATTTTGATGAAAACAAAAATTATCCGGTGCTTTTTCATGTATATGGCGAACCCTGGGGCGTAGTTGCCACAGATACCTGGGTGGGGCTTTATGAGATTTTTATGGCGCAAAAAGGATTTGTCGTCATCAATATGGATAACCGCGGTACACCCAGTTTAAAAGGCAGCGACTGGCGAAAAAGTATTTATCAAAAAGTGGGCGTCCTCAATACAAAAGACCAGGCGCTGGCCGCTAAAAAAGTGCTTGAAACCTATGATTTTCTCGATAAAAACCGTGTAAATGTGTGGGGCTGGAGCGGTGGTGGCTCCATGACCCAAAATCTGCTTTTTAGATATCCTGAAATTTATAAGACCGGCGTAGCGGTTGCCGGCGTGGCAAATCAACTGTTTTACGACAATATTTATCAGGAACGCTATATGGGACTTCCCAGTGAAGACCAGGATAAATTTGTGGAAGGTTCACCGGCTACTTATGCGAAAAACCTTGAAGGTAATTTACTGCTTATTCACGGTACAGGCGATGATAATGTGCATTATCAAAACATGGAATTTCTGGTAAACGAACTCATAAAAAACAACAAACAGTTTGATATGATGGTTTATCCCAACCGTTCGCACGGTATTTATGAAGGCGAGAATACCAGTAGGCACCTCTATACCTTAATTACGAATTATTTTCTGGATAAAAACGGAATGTAAACGTAGTTAACAACCAAAAAGCATGATACAAATTTAAATGCAAATCCGGTTCGATTAAGCTAACTGGCGGTATTGTGTAGGCGTGATTCCCTTGAGTTCTTTGAACTTTCGGTTAAAGTTGGCAATATTGGGAAAACCACAAAGTTCCGAAGTATTTGCTACGGAAAGGTCCTGATCCTGATTGAGTAATTTACAGGCGTGTTCAATACGTATTTCAATCAGAAACTGAAAAAAGGTTTTATTGGTACGCTTTTTAAAATACCGGCAGAAGGCATTCTTGCTCATGTGCGCTTTTTCAGAAACCTGATCCAGTGAAATTTGTTCGTGATAATGGTTCATTGCAAATTGAAAAACCTCATTCATTCTTTTTCCTTCATCATCTGTATATTTTTTCTGATAAACGAAGGAAGATAAAGGCTGTTTTTTCGAATGGATAAGCAGGTTGAGAATTTTAAGCAGCGTGGCGATACGTTCTATTTTTCCCTGGCGTTTTAAGTTGTTGAACCACTTAAAGGCTTTCGGCTTTGCCTTAATTTTCATGCCATATTCAGACTCATCAAAGAAATCCTGCACATCTGCAAGATCTGTAAGGTTAAAAAAGTCCTTCCCGAAGGATTTTTTTGTAAAAAACAACGTGTACATAATAGATAAAGGAGAAGCCTTAGGATCACTTTTGAATACATGGGGAACATGTTCACCAATGACCAGAATATCATCTGGTTTAAAATCATTTATAGTGTCCCCTACGATTAAGGAACCACTTCCCTGTATAATGTAACTTATCTGTATTTCTTCATGACTGTGCAGCCGGTCGTAAAAAACCGTTTCATGATCCTCCTGATAGACAAGAGCTTCTTGTTCAGGCTTAGGGATTTTAAAAGGCAACACTTTAATCATCGTAGAATTTTTGTAAATATTACTAAAATCCCTTGAAATTCTTATCATAAGGGGTAATATAGTATCAATTCTCGCTAATAAACAAGAAAAGGGAGTTTTGAGTAACCTGTAATTTTGCTCAAAACAGAAACAATGAGCATAAAATGGGAAGGGGTCATGCCCGCAGTAACGACAAAGTTCACTACAGACGATGAACTTGATCTTGCAACTTTTGAAAAAAATATAAAAGCGCAACTAGCCGCCGGGGTTCACGGTATAATCCTGGGAGGTACACTGGGCGAAGCCAGTACACTTACTCCAGAAGAGAAAGAAACCCTTGTATCAAAAACCCTTGAAATTGTGGGTGGTAAGATGCCGGTGATCATCAATATTGCAGAGCAATCCACAAAAAATGCCATTCAAGTAGCACAACGTGCAGAAGAATTAGGTGCTAATGGACTCATGTTGCTTCCTCCCATGCGTTATAAGGCGACAGATCATGAAGTGGTGGTTTATTTTAAGGAAATCGCCAAGAGCACTTCACTTCCCATTATGATCTACAACAATCCCGTGGATTATAAGATCGAAGTTACCCTGGATATGTTTGAAGAACTGCTGCAATTTGACAATATTCAGGCTGTAAAAGAATCTACACGTGATATCAGCAATGTGATACGCATCAACAACCGTTTTGGCGATCGTCTTAAAGTACTTTGTGGTGTAGATACGCTGGCGCTTGAGAGTCTTGTCGCTGGTGCGCAGGGCTGGGTTGCCGGTCTTGTAGCCGCATATCCTGAAGAAACCGTTGCCATTTATACGTTGGTCAAAAATGGCCAGATAGAAGAAGCGCTTACAATTTACCGCTGGTTTATGCCCCTTCTTGAACTAGATATTTCACCCCAACTGGTACAAAATATAAAACTGGCCGAAGTTGCCACTGGTCTGGGCACAGAACATGTGCGTGCACCACGTTTACAATTGCAGGGAGAAGAGCGTAAGCGTGTAGAAGGGATTATCGAGAAAGCAATGGCAACTAGACCAAAGCTAATGGATTATAGAAAACTTTAAATCCATATGTATGTATTAAAAATGCTAAAAAGTGCTATTTTGATTCAAATGATTTATATTAAGGGTATTGTAGGATTCGTTTAGCAAAAAAATGGATCATTCTAACTTAAATCACATACCAAAGATGAGCAATATGATAACAGGAAAGAATTATATAGGAAAGACACTTTCCAATGGAGGTAAAACAACTTATAAAACCATAAATCCCGCAGCAGGTTCAGAAAATGAGATTACTTTTTTTGAAGCCACGCAGGCAGAAGTAGACCAGGCGGTAGAGAAAGCGGCCAGTGCTTTTGAGATTTATAAAAAGAAAAGCGGAAAGGAAAAGGCTGAATTTCTTGAAGCGATCGTAGCAGAATTGGAAGCAAACGCAGAAGCTCTAAAAGAGATCTATAGACTAGAATCTGGCCTTCCAGAGGGGCGTTCCAATGGTGAATTTGCCAGGACGACCGGTCAACTTAGGGCTTTTGCAACCATGTTGAAAGAAGGTAGTTGGGTAGAGGCGATCATCAATAATCCCGAAGGAAAACCAGACCTCCGCAGGATGCAGGTGCCTTTCGGCCCCGTCGCCGTTTTTGGAGCGAGTAATTTTCCTTTTGCCTTTTCCACCGCAGGTGGTGACACCGCGAGTGCGCTGGCAAGTGGATCTCCCGTAGTGGTAAAATCGCACCCCATGCATGCGGGCACCGGTGAACTTGTTTCTAAAGCGATTATAGACGCTGCCAAAAAAACCGGGATGCCAGACGGTGTATTTTCAAACCTTAACAGCAAAGGGATAGAAGTAGGGGAATGGCTTGTAAAACATCCTAAAATCAAAGCAGTGGGCTTTACGGGTAGTTTTAAAGCGGGTACCGCGCTCAGTAAATTGGGTGCCAACCGCGACGAACCTATTCCTGTTTATGCCGAAATGGGCAGTATCAACCCGGTTCTTGTTTTGCCTTCTGCCCTTGATGAAAAAGCTCAGTTCTGGGCAGAGCAATATGCGGGATCCATTACTGCCGGCGCCGGACAGTTTTGTACGAATCCCGGGCTGATTTTGGGTTTAAAAAGCCAAAAATTGGATGATTTTATGCAATTTTTGAAGGAAAATATTGAAAAAGTAGCGCCTTCGGTGA
It contains:
- a CDS encoding HlyD family secretion protein — its product is MEKETKKKTNRKFIIIVSALVLVGAIYGGYKYIHSLSHEETDDAQIRANMTPIIPHVSGYLKKVYVTDNNKVNQGDTLFVIESQDYQVQFEQAKANLAAAESEVAVSKASIGSYQANANASRAQLSSAGESIETARVKLRRASDDFERYKNLYANHSITAQQFEQAEAAKEEAQNQLAMLKNQERASASQSKAASSQTEISEKQVDVAHAKVKAAQAQLEAAKINLGYTVVTAPIAGQLSNVDIQQGQFVSPGQALFYLVNSQDKWVIANFKETQLTEMLLGQKVGIDVDAYPDTEFEGEVAAFSPATGARFSLLPPDNATGNFVKTVQRLPVKINFTNANDQEKLGKLRSGMNVNVDVHLK
- a CDS encoding MDR family MFS transporter; this encodes MAEAKRIEDSDLVEYGFRRFIVTLTAILCALLEIVDTTIVNVALNDMRGSLGATLNDVAWVITAYAIANVIIIPMTSWLSKQFGRKNYFAASIMIFTISSFLCGNATNIWELVAFRFIQGMGGGALLVTAQTIITESYPVAKRGMAQAIYGMGIIVGPTLGPPLGGYLVDNYSWPYIFYINLPIGIIATILTILYIRSPKYGNKLTVNQVDWIGIITLAAFIGSLQFVLEHGQQDDWFEDPVIVLLSVVSLFGLIFFIWRELVYEHPIVNLRVLRDRNLSVGTVLTFILGFGLFGSTFIIPIYTQSVLGWTATDAGLLLIPSSITTGIMMPIIGKLLERGVPQKYLAAGGFLIFFIYSYWMFGVMTPDTGSEHFFWPLVARGLGLGLLFVPITTLSLSTLEGKDIGDGAAFTGMMRQLGGSFGIAIITTMVSRLSQQHRIDLIPNISAINYQVQQRIHGLQQMFISKGFSASEALSRAYQTLEGGVMRQATVLSYMDIFLYLGILFLVCIPFVLIIKTVKRKVDTSALH
- a CDS encoding M1 family metallopeptidase; this translates as MIKTNFLLIFAYFLTFYTQAQQQFTKADSLRGSITPERAWWDVMRYDISVTPDFDKKFTSGFNTITYKVVQEEHPNVMQIDLQQPLKIDSIIYDGTKALKFTRNDAVFLVQTPAQKMGSEHEVKVYFSGNPHEAVRAPWDGGWTFTKDRQGRPWMTVTCQGIGASIWYPNKDHQSDEPDRGASLTMRVPKELMAVANGRMLDKTDHKDGTISYTWGVENPINNYTIIPYIGHYKNFSEVYTGIKGDLDLNYWVLDYNLKKAKEYMPTEVHNMLTAFEYWFGPYPFYEDGYKLVDTEHPGMEHQSNVSYGNYYAPGYRGRDASGTGLGMTWDFIIIHESGHEWFGNNITSNDLADMYVHESFTNYSETLFIDYNYGEEAANDYNYGTRGGILNDKPIIAPYGLNAQGSGDMYPKGGNMIHSIRHSINDDKLFKNIMTGLNMTFHNKTVDGTQVQDYISEKAGYDYDKVFEQYLTTTQIPTLQLYVDGPDSKIFYRYINSIDGFDLPLVLKGTHESLKIIPSGEWQSIDIQHKNQYLFTPWRIEHMYYLNVELVKKMEE
- a CDS encoding aminopeptidase P family protein, which produces MFSKKTYQNRRKTLKNRLKSGLLIFPGNKEVGMNYAANWYPFRQDSTFLYYFGINQPDLYVVIDIEEDSEMLFGNALTPEDMVWVGAAEPLEDQANKAGITKVKPLSELQKTIKNAQKMGKNIHFLPPYRSKTTIEISELTGIAVGEVKEKQSIEFVKAVIAQRAIKSAEEVTELHKAVNITAAMHRHAIKNTKHGVTEKQIAGELQAIAIAGGGNIAFPIILTKNGQYLHNHATQAVVQNGDLVLCDCGAETAMNYTGDMTRTFPVAERFTAVQRDIYSIVLDAHESAAAALKPGYRFKDAHLLACSRIVEGLKGMGLMKGNTQDAVDAGAHTLFFQCGLGHFMGMDIHDMENFGEQLVGYSDNLQKSTEFGLKSLRLGKELEAGNVLTVEPGIYFNPFLIDEWRAEGKYTDFVNYDAVEKFKGFGGMRVEEDFLITADGKELLGEPLEKTADEIERLKAS
- a CDS encoding S9 family peptidase, which produces MKKTLHFLILFFAGIVICDAQQATDSLLTLDRIYNSAEFRGESQAPIFWIENGDAFVTIEQNSAGNDELIQYQSKNYKKSAFLSAEKLNVDGENLSIEAFTLSPDGSKVLIFTNSSRVWRSNTKGDYWVYDFKSEKLKQLGTDFPSSSLMFAKFSEDNQFVAYVQDFNIYKEDFNTGEVAQLTTDGNGDIINGTFDWVYEEEFGMRDGFSWNPDGSTIAYWQLDASEIGTFYMINTTDSVYSEPIPLQYPKAGYDPSSAKIALVDTKTAKSTWISVPGDPVQHYIPAMQWANKDLLLIQQLNRKQNELNIFTYVPSTGKLDKIYTETEETWVDLRYPDIASNQWGNNDFLLADNGNSLLRMTENDGWRHVYKIDLKTGKTTLLTPGDYDVAAYYATDSRNLYFAASPENATQRYLFSVPLSGSGKTTQITPKEFSGVNTYNISPNGNYAMHKHTDAKTPQTTRLISLPQHKTVHNLVKNEQLKEKLASLSLPETSFFTVTTEEGIEMDGRMTKPLNFDENKNYPVLFHVYGEPWGVVATDTWVGLYEIFMAQKGFVVINMDNRGTPSLKGSDWRKSIYQKVGVLNTKDQALAAKKVLETYDFLDKNRVNVWGWSGGGSMTQNLLFRYPEIYKTGVAVAGVANQLFYDNIYQERYMGLPSEDQDKFVEGSPATYAKNLEGNLLLIHGTGDDNVHYQNMEFLVNELIKNNKQFDMMVYPNRSHGIYEGENTSRHLYTLITNYFLDKNGM
- a CDS encoding AraC family transcriptional regulator, producing MKVLPFKIPKPEQEALVYQEDHETVFYDRLHSHEEIQISYIIQGSGSLIVGDTINDFKPDDILVIGEHVPHVFKSDPKASPLSIMYTLFFTKKSFGKDFFNLTDLADVQDFFDESEYGMKIKAKPKAFKWFNNLKRQGKIERIATLLKILNLLIHSKKQPLSSFVYQKKYTDDEGKRMNEVFQFAMNHYHEQISLDQVSEKAHMSKNAFCRYFKKRTNKTFFQFLIEIRIEHACKLLNQDQDLSVANTSELCGFPNIANFNRKFKELKGITPTQYRQLA
- a CDS encoding dihydrodipicolinate synthase family protein; this encodes MSIKWEGVMPAVTTKFTTDDELDLATFEKNIKAQLAAGVHGIILGGTLGEASTLTPEEKETLVSKTLEIVGGKMPVIINIAEQSTKNAIQVAQRAEELGANGLMLLPPMRYKATDHEVVVYFKEIAKSTSLPIMIYNNPVDYKIEVTLDMFEELLQFDNIQAVKESTRDISNVIRINNRFGDRLKVLCGVDTLALESLVAGAQGWVAGLVAAYPEETVAIYTLVKNGQIEEALTIYRWFMPLLELDISPQLVQNIKLAEVATGLGTEHVRAPRLQLQGEERKRVEGIIEKAMATRPKLMDYRKL
- a CDS encoding aldehyde dehydrogenase (NADP(+)); the protein is MITGKNYIGKTLSNGGKTTYKTINPAAGSENEITFFEATQAEVDQAVEKAASAFEIYKKKSGKEKAEFLEAIVAELEANAEALKEIYRLESGLPEGRSNGEFARTTGQLRAFATMLKEGSWVEAIINNPEGKPDLRRMQVPFGPVAVFGASNFPFAFSTAGGDTASALASGSPVVVKSHPMHAGTGELVSKAIIDAAKKTGMPDGVFSNLNSKGIEVGEWLVKHPKIKAVGFTGSFKAGTALSKLGANRDEPIPVYAEMGSINPVLVLPSALDEKAQFWAEQYAGSITAGAGQFCTNPGLILGLKSQKLDDFMQFLKENIEKVAPSVMLHPNIKKQYDSAKGEMLQQKGYTSVAEYTEEVNGNLGKQQVIKVSGEEFLQNKNFHKEVFGPFSIVVECTDKEQLGKIIKDLEGQLTGTVLNADAQELKEFSESIEALTASVGRLIYNSVPTGVEVCAAMTHGGPFPATSNAKFTSVGLTAVQRWVRPVSYQDWPDALLPDALKNDNPLKIVRELNSERTSASI